DNA sequence from the Megalops cyprinoides isolate fMegCyp1 chromosome 24, fMegCyp1.pri, whole genome shotgun sequence genome:
tgcattttgatattGGCCTGTTCCTCCACAGTGTAAGGAAACTTTATATACCTTGGAGTCATCCGGGTGATCCCTTCGCATACTATGGGCATATGATACAGCTCAGAGAGGATTGTGATATTCCCGACCTGTCCGCAAGCTCTCTTTGGAATGTCCCGGTGGCGAGAAAACCCAAGGTGGTTAGAACTTGGAGATGAACCGGAATTGCATGGGTTCTCCGCGTTTCTTTGAGGAGAAGAGGTTCCAGTTCCTCGCAGAGGCTGAGGAGAACAGCCCTTGGTAATCTAAAGTGACTTAAGCTGTTAGCTATGCATCATCACTGGGGAAGAAGTCTGCCTGGTCCCTTAACACACTTTCATGCCTGAGATTAGGTTATTCTCAATATCCTCTGAAAGCACTAGCACAGCCATACTGATGTGAATTCTTTAAATGAACCTATTATACAGGAGTActcatgaaaaatgtttgattacacATGATGATCTGTGacgttttgatttttttgactaCAAGACccaattacattatttaatataataatgccaAATTGACAGCCACAGTTTTGCCATAATGTCCGACATTACCAGTATTTCACATGGACCAATGCATGCAtgataacactcatcaatgattgacacaagacccgtttacttgcatcaccgttagttcctcttggtgtcgccaatctgcaaattacaaatattatgCGTACGCCACCATGCACAGAGGTATGCATGTTTTCCCGgcaagtatcttttcataaataccgttttatgAGTAGaagtgctcagcacgattttagtgcgtacgcaccattgatacatgtggcccatAATCTCTGCTAAAAAGGGACTAAAGCAATGAACTCCTCCTCTTACAGACCTGCAGATGAATTTTTTCTTCCAAAACCAGCCTGCATCGTATTACACAGTCAGTCATGTGCTACAACAGAAACCCTTATCCACAGTTCAAATTTTGTATGTTAACCATGGGTGCCTCTGACTACTTAGCATACAAGGTGGCTGAGGTTAGGCACATTACCCAGGGGCACAGAAGCAGGGTCTCATTATGAATTGCTACTTACTTCTCCCTCTTAGCCCCTGCTTGCTCACTTTAGAGGCCCTTTAAAGTCtacccaaaaaaaaattcaaataagcCTTTTCTCCACAAGTCTGAAGGCAAAAGTAAACTGACATGCACAAGAAAAGTGAAGCCAGGCAGATTTTTGTTGACATCTGTAGGTAGTATGATGCAAACCCGCCCATCAGTCTGTGCTCCAGGGCAAGTATAATGAGCTGACATTTAGGAGATCGAAACAGCTGTAAAAGCTTGGGGGAAAATGACAACGCTCACCCACCCTCAATCATTCAGAATGGATTTGAATTCAGGTGTAAGAGTGACTTGTAGCAATAGTAAGTTCTCAGTACTTGTAACTATTATGTAATCTTTGTTGGGGTTATTTTCCAGTCAAACCTGCTGTCTCCACCCAGTCCCGCCCACTTTACGACTGTCGCGGTTGTGAAAGACTTGCGTTGCGCAAACCCCTTGGTTTCCCTGCAGAAACAAGgaagcatttcatttacttCACTTCCTTTCTTACTGGAACTGAACTCACTGACCCAGATAAATAGGTTCCTCACATCCACACATTCAAGCTGAAGTTGCTTTTTTGTCTGGGAAGGATTTTGACCTGAAGTACTTTTAAACACTAAAACTAAGTGTGTGGAATGGCGCTGGGATTTGCCGCTATGGATGCAGATCTCTCTTGCCCAGTGTGCCGGGATGTCTTTAGACATCCCGTTCTCCTAGCGTGCAGCCACAGCTACTGTAAGGACTGCCTGCTGAAGTACTGGGAGCACAAGGGCATTCAGGAGTGCCCTGTCTGTAAGCAAGAATCCTTAACGGACTTTCTGGCCCTCAACCTGGCTTTGAAGAATATCTGTGAATCCTACTTacaggagaggaggcagagagctgagacGAGGTCAGATCAGTTTTTGAATCACCTGAGAGACGAGGCGgagttgttttgtttggatGACAGAGAGCTTGTTTGCACCAAATGTCCGACGGGACAGCATGAACATCACAAGCTGTGCCCGACACAAGAAGCCGTATTGTGCTGCAAGGTGAGCAAATGTAATTTCAAGTCTAAAGAAATGTCACTTTCTGAGTGTTCTAAAAAGAGGTCGATGAACAAAGCCATGTCGTTGTTTCCAAATGTCTCTCAACTCTaggtacagaaaaaaaaaaaagttacttcAAATTTCAGGAACATGTCCTTGTTTCCAAGTAACTTAAATCTAGAGGTATTAGACCTAGAACACAATATTGTTCTTCTCATTCTTATATTAGGGGAGTGAGAATTCTCACCAATTTCTGTTTAGTACTTACCGAGTGAGAAGGCTAGTAGGTGCCAGCTGCACCCCAACCTGCTGATCAGAGGTTAGTTCTGCGTATGTGAGTAAAGGAAAGGTTTGAAACATTATAACCTGTTTTAAGAATGCATCACAAGTGTATGACATTTGATACTAAGTGGAATTGTCATTAATTCTTTACCTGAAATGATCATCTCACACAGTCAGTCCACTGCGATTAAATGGTTAAATGATAATGTTTGTCATAATGTTTATGGTCATTACCAAAGGTGAAGGATATGTAACTGAGGTTCTTATAGGAACTACACaatgaaaagcacaaaagtgcaaaatattgaaaacataGTCAAAAATGTAAGTAATGACAGCAAAACAGATACTCAAACAGGAACTGCACCATCACCTGGCTGATAATTAGCCAATGAATGCGAAAGAGCATGTTTCCTAAGTACCCCTATCTTTGCTACTTTTATGGGTTAAGGTTCCTTGACCCTTCCTTGCTTCCATAAGCTCACTTTCCCTGTCTTGCATTATGCATCACCTGATTGGCAGGGTCCCCTTAAGGGTGGGGTCAATGTCATATAGCTGTGTGTAACTAGTACACCCAGGgccttttttacatgtttttttcacatgtatttacatgtattctgACTGAATATATATACTGAACATATCTTAACTTTCTAATGTGTCCCATtcattgatatttacatttataaattaaatactCAAATAtctacatatttatttcataaggAAGAGTGGTTGGCATAAAGAGAAAGACGATCTCTGTAAATGCAGTGATGAGTAAACACCTTGACATCTCATTCCAGGAGGAACTCAATGCTGCTTTGCATTCTATGGAGGAAAAGCTGGAAACCTTTAAAAAAGTTAAGGATGATTTGGATAAAACAGAAGACCATATCAAGGTAGGCCCGGGTACCTGGGCTCTGTATTTATTATGGAATCTTTGAAATTATTCATCATGCTCATTTCCTTTAGTTTTTCCATTCCAGTGGCAGAGCCggcatgcagagagagtgatAAAGGAAGAGTTTGAGAGACTTCACATGTTTTTGCGTGACGAAGAGGCGATCAGGATAGctgcactgagggaggaagaggagcagaagaggaagGTGATGAAGAAGGAGATTGAGAGTGTAACGAGACAGATATCTTCCCTCTCAGATGCAGTCAGAGCTGTTGAACAGGAGATGGCAGGTGACGATGTTTCCTTGCTCTTGGTAAGGCCCGCTCACTGTACAGAGCAAGTTTTTGCAAGCAATCTTCCATCATTACACTAACTCTTTCTTTCACAAGTATATACTTCCATTTACCAGTGTGCATACAACACAAAGAGAATCTCTTATGATTCCTTTGACAATTCACTAAGAAACAAGTGTCAACAATGAAGTAAAGAAGAGTGATGTTTTGCCTGTAAgggttttttctgttttttaatactTCACTTTTTGATCAACAGCAGAGCACATAAATAGATCACATCAGATATTAAAATGGGGTACATGAAATGTCATGAAGTAAACACCTGTTACATTAATATTAGCCTACTGACCATTAAGTAAAACACTGGCTGTAGGTGtgccaaattatttttaaaaagaaactgttttaatgaaataGTACTGGGAATATCATtatctttttaatgaaatgtgctgtgggaaaaaaaaaaaaatcaaaacagccctaaataatttaatgaaatggtgTTTTGATGTATTGGggaaaactacaaaaataagTTTAAATAAGTTTACCTGTAAACTTATATTTTAGTATTATTACTTATACCATGTTAATGCTATGAAATCTACATTATAATAAAGACAATGGATTTCTAATTAGCCCTTTATTGTTTCCCAGAACTACAAGACCACAATGGAAAGGTACGTGAATAGTTCTCATCCCTTGTTCCCTTAATTACCAGAAAGCACAAATGTTAAAGTTGTATTGTACTGAGCCTATACCCTCTTTCAGAAGGCTCTGAAATTAAGGCTGGCAGAAACATATTTCTCTGCCACAGCTGTGGTGATGGCCTCTTcatgcagaattttttttatattctcaGAAGTCATGCAGAGTGCAGGAaacagagaatttttttttctctgatgaaTGGAAACTAGAAAGTCAATTGAAATTagttttattggcatgactAACATAGTCAGGGGAACAGATAACAAAAACGCCGCAATCAGTTATggaaggaataaaaaaaaaaaattaaaaatcaagagataataataatgataatggcaGTAATGATGCTAATGAAAGAAAGAATTACAACGGTAACCATGGTGATTTATTTTCGGGTGCCCTAGTTGTCCACTTTCTGTCCCTCAGGCGTTGGCGCGTTGCCACATCCCGGGCAGACAATGGAGCTTTGTGTCCCTTCCCCAGTTTCTCTGGCTCAGCCATTTCTTTGAATTGTGGGTGGGATAAATTAAATTTAGAAAAATTCCTTTGGAGGAAGTGCCTGCTTCCCTGCCTCAGTTGTCTCACAGTGACCactcctctccgtctctccctctctctctttctacttGAATATCTTCTCAGAGCCCAGTGCACACCACAGGAGACACCCAGACTTTCAGGGGCCTTAATTGATGTGGCCCAGCACCTGGGCTCTCTCTCGCACATGGTCTGGTTGAAGATGCTGTGCATAGTTCATTACAGTGAGTGCTGTGGGAGTTTGTCAGGTCCAGGCTACTGTATGTGTAACAGGTGggatcttgcgttgtgtttaattcgatgttacgtgggtcagcgagcgagcgagtttcgaaccgaggttctcgCTGCTCGCTaccaaccccttacggccagcgtcgttgccagttgagctaaaggcaaattgcccttagcctgtgggcaacaacgctacttaaccaggcCTCGGGGTGTGACGTAGCcactgcaaccactcggctacctgctacccgctaccaaggctttttacgcaggactcacacaagctattaacttcagctctgccacacatgcaccatttacacacactttAATCAGGTGTTTCCTGAATGCAGAAACAGGGTTTTCCACATCAGTCTTCAGGTGTCACGGCTGGCAGGTTTAATGCCTTGGTATTCCCTCCAGACTGCTCAGATCTCCCTGTAGTCTTTTAAACAGAGCCTAAACTATCCTGAAATATGGTAAACTATAAGTCTAAAAGAATCTTGACTTCAAGCCTTAGGCTGAGTTATTGCACCCTGGCAACTACAACAGATTAGGATAACCATACTAATGAGATCCACACAGGAGtaaaatgactgacaaaataaaacatttcgcTTGTCATGTTGTATATACTGTGTAAAAGTACTGCCTGGAATGTATTGTctctttttattgttgttcCTGGCATTCGGCATCTTCTTGGAATTTGTAAGTGTGCAAGTTCGGAGagcctcattctctctttctctccctttcctcagCTCCTGTTACTCTGGATGTCAACACCGCTGGGCGTTGCCTTCACCTGTCTGAGGATCTGACCACTTTGATTTTCGGCAACAAGAATCAGCTGCTCCCCGACAACCCAGAGAGGTTTGCCTTCTATGCGAGTGCAGAGTCGCACACCCTGGACTGTGTCCTGGGGGCGGAACGTTTCACCTCGGGGAGGCACTGCTGGGATGTCGAGGTGGGGGACAGTATTCACTGGGGCCTGGGCGTGGCCTCGGAGTCAATcagcaggaaggaggaggggctgAAGCACAACCTCTGGTGCATCTGGCGGCACGAGGACCTGTACATTGCCGGGGTCTCGGAGATGACGCAGTTTGCCGTGAGCCAGCGGCCACAGAGGATCAGAGTTCAGCTGGA
Encoded proteins:
- the LOC118771316 gene encoding tripartite motif-containing protein 35-like, with the protein product MALGFAAMDADLSCPVCRDVFRHPVLLACSHSYCKDCLLKYWEHKGIQECPVCKQESLTDFLALNLALKNICESYLQERRQRAETRSDQFLNHLRDEAELFCLDDRELVCTKCPTGQHEHHKLCPTQEAVLCCKEELNAALHSMEEKLETFKKVKDDLDKTEDHIKWQSRHAERVIKEEFERLHMFLRDEEAIRIAALREEEEQKRKVMKKEIESVTRQISSLSDAVRAVEQEMAGDDVSLLLNYKTTMERAQCTPQETPRLSGALIDVAQHLGSLSHMVWLKMLCIVHYTPVTLDVNTAGRCLHLSEDLTTLIFGNKNQLLPDNPERFAFYASAESHTLDCVLGAERFTSGRHCWDVEVGDSIHWGLGVASESISRKEEGLKHNLWCIWRHEDLYIAGVSEMTQFAVSQRPQRIRVQLDWDQGQLSFTDLRDNTVLHVLQHSFTAPVFPMFWNTSALHPMRILPADVSVTVE